One genomic window of Arachis stenosperma cultivar V10309 chromosome 10, arast.V10309.gnm1.PFL2, whole genome shotgun sequence includes the following:
- the LOC130957497 gene encoding uncharacterized protein LOC130957497: protein MVEKIPGSVVQIETRPLYNENEEAQCVKILHRVFWSFNPCIRAFTHCKPLVQVDGTHLYGKYKGTLLVAVAQDGNQNIVPIAFALVEDWHESIRAAVNRSCGDWQPPRAWWMFCIRHIGSNFLRAFKVPHLQKLVVNKGYSRTVEEYNINYKRLEERGEAYARWCDAIKLRHWVLAFDEGHRWGHMTTNLVECINSVLKGTRNLPVLALVRATYYRLNELFTRKSAETHERKRTGFTYFVFAQQQIEASMQQAGNIVVHRFDRRNEVFKVREMTTEKALVVDLTRWTCDCGHFQVERIPCRHVIACCANQRLDWQLYVHDVYKMTEVRKVYRFEFTPLGDSETWPAYEGPTLVANPALRQTSKGRPKLTRYLNEMNSRDMRGPRICRLCGTQGHSRSRCAATLLSSSVTTPLTCCHLAIRSATTPPAC from the exons ATGGTGGAGAAGATTCCTGGTTCAGTTGTCCAAATAGAAACACGACCACTGTACAACGAAAATGAAGAGGCACAATGTGTAAAAATACTTCATCGTGTATTTTGGAGTTTCAATCCATGCATTAGGGCATTCACGCATTGCAAGCCCCTGGTTCAGGTTGACGGCACACACCTATACGGAAAATACAAAGGTACACTTCTAGTCGCTGTTGCACAGGATGGGAACCAGAACATTGTGCCTATCGCCTTTGCCTTGGTGGAAG ACTGGCATGAGTCAATACGGGCAGCAGTTAATCGTTCCTGTGGTGACTGGCAACCTCCAAGAGCATGGTGGATGTTTTGTATAAGACACATCGGTAGTAACTTCTTAAGGGCATTCAAAGTCCCTCACTTGCAGAAGCTTGTTGTCAACAAAGGGTATTCAAGAACGGTGGAGGAGTACAATATCAACTATAAGAGGTTGGAAGAGCGAGGCGAGGCATATGCTAGGTGGTGCGATGCCATCAAACTCAGACATTGGGTATTGGCATTCGATGAGGGACATCGATGGGGCCATATGACAACGAACCTTGTCGAGTGCATTAACTCAGTGTTGAAGGGTACCCGTAATCTACCTGTGTTGGCGCTGGTCCGAGCAACATATTATAGGTTAAATGAACTCTTTACACGGAAGAGTGCCGAGACTCATGAACGCAAGCGTACTGGATTTACGTACTTTGTATTTGCGCAACAGCAGATAGAAGCAAGTATGCAACAGGCTGGGAATATAGTTGTGCACCGTTTTGATAGACGAAATGAGGTGTTTAAGGTGCGTGAAATGACTACTGAAAAGGCGTTAGTTGTTGATCTTACGCGATGGACGTGTGACTGTGGGCACTTTCAGGTTGAACGAATACCATGTCGCCATGTTATTGCTTGCTGTGCTAACCAGCGTCTCGATTGGCAGTTGTATGTGCATGATGTGTACAAGATGACGGAAGTTCGTAAGGTATATAGATTTGAGTTCACACCGTTAGGAGATTCCGAGACATGGCCTGCTTATGAGGGACCCACATTGGTGGCTAATCCCGCGCTGAGGCAAACGTCTAAAGGCAGGCCCAAACTGACCCGATACTTGAATGAAATGAACTCACGTGACATGCGTGGTCCTCGGATATGCCGTCTCTGTGGTACTCAGGGTCATAGTCGGAGTAGGTGTGCTGCCACCTTACTCTCCAGCTCAGTCACCACGCCCCTAACGTGCTGCCACCTGGCTATCCGCTCAGCCACCACGCCCCCGGCGTGTTGA